The segment AAAGTACAAgaatccatccatccatccatctatCCATGACACCCCTACGCATCAGCGGTCCTCCAAGGCAGGCATAAACGCCAtcccgccgccctcgccgccatcgacgctCTTGCTCCTCACGTGCACCCTCAGCATCTCGAGGACCTCGCTGCCCCTCCACCGCTCGGGCACCGGCCTATACGCGGGCCTGAAGTTGCCCACCGTCTGCGCCCACTCCCCCTTGGGCGGCTCAGACCGAATAAACGCATCCGCGTCCGCCGGGCTCGCCGCTACGGACGGGTTCGTCGACGTGTACGAGTCCGAGGGCTCGCGCTGCGTCGCCCAGTAGTATATGTCCCAGTCGTTCTCGTCGAGCAGCGCGTCGTACTGCGCCAGGAGGCCGCCCGACATGCTGGGCAGATGGGCCTTTGCAAACGTCGAGAGGAGGAGGTCTGATTCCAGGGTTCCTCTTTTACGGGACTGGTCTTGATGGGATTTCGTTAGCCTTTTACATTTTTGGAGTTTTGAAAACAGAGTAGTATTGCGGGTGGAGGAGCGTACAGAGGAGTCGTGCGCGTTTGGTGTCGTCGTTTTCGCCGACTCGCTTGATGGGCGCGACGCGGAATTTGATGCCTTGCAGCTCGCCGACGTCTAGTTCGCCCTGGGACGGCATGGgctcggccttggtggaTGAGTATCGCGGCGTGGTGGTGAGAAGCCGATGGGGGAGGAGGGCTGCGCGCCGCACTGTGACGGTTGCCGGCCGGAGGGACCGGAGGGACGAggccatttttttttttggttgcgCTGTTTGATCGCTTGCTCGAAACTGACCTGATTGAAAAGTGTTGTGTGGACGGTCGGTTTGGGTGAGAGGATGTGCGTACTTGCTATGTAGAGATGGTGAGAGTCAAGAAGCCGAGAGTGAAAGCTATTGCCGAGGCGAGAAACCGATGTGGGCCTGTGGCGAGGCGGCACGGAGAGTATAGATTTCTGCCGCTGTCAATTGCTTCTTAAAACCGTGCACCATCTGTGCCGCTCAAGTATTGAACGCGTCTTATTTTGTGAACATGGTTTGATCAAGGCATAGATTGTTCTCGCTACTTGAAGCCGTCACATGCGAGCCTCACTTCGACTCCATGTGAATCCACGTATTATCGCCATTTAGGTCTACCGTAAATGCTGCCAACCAAATAGCCCTCCGTCTTTTTATATCGGCATTTTAAGACTCCCCCCTTCTTATCCCTTGTCGTCCATCATGATGTACAAACGCCAGCATGCCGGGTTGTAAGTAGCCGCCAACTAAAACAAATAAAGACAGAGGACGGCCAACCCAATGAAACTACCCAGttgagagagaaaaaaccACACCCCATTTCGCAACTAATCTAGCCTTCGGATTTCGAAATATCGCCCTTGAAAAGTCGCTCTGACATACTGAATCGCGACAGGGGAAAAAAGGACGCAATGACGACAACTGCATACCGAGAGTTTTCTTTGCCTGTCTTGTACCGACTCCCACGGACGGAAAAGAAACGGCTTCTAGATAAGATGCTTGGAACGGAAGTAAGCCCTGAGGTACATTATCTGCCACGCCCAGAGACCAATCAAAATCCATGTAGTAGTGACGCCGAACCACTTGACACGGTTGTTGGTGCTCTCGTTGGTGTCGCGGAGCTTCTGTTCTCGCTGGCGGAGGTAGTCCATTTCTTGGACGATTTCCTCGGTCAACTCCTCGATACGGCGGAGTTCAGCCTCGACGGGCTTGAGCTTCTCGGTGGCCTGGATGGCGCTCCAGTctttggcgtcggcgccgatgtcgatgtcgagTTCGACATGGC is part of the Metarhizium brunneum chromosome 4, complete sequence genome and harbors:
- the SDHF2 gene encoding Succinate dehydrogenase assembly factor 2, with amino-acid sequence MASSLRSLRPATVTVRRAALLPHRLLTTTPRYSSTKAEPMPSQGELDVGELQGIKFRVAPIKRVGENDDTKRARLLYQSRKRGTLESDLLLSTFAKAHLPSMSGGLLAQYDALLDENDWDIYYWATQREPSDSYTSTNPSVAASPADADAFIRSEPPKGEWAQTVGNFRPAYRPVPERWRGSEVLEMLRVHVRSKSVDGGEGGGMAFMPALEDR